Genomic segment of Thermococcus sp.:
GGGGGGACTTATTTAGCACCCCTCGTTCCTCACGTTCATATAAGCAACGCCGTCGGGCGGGACTTTAGAAAGGAGCCAGCTTTACCTGAGTTCGGTGAGATAATAAGGCGTGCCAAGCTTTTCGGAGAGGAACTGAACAAGATGTCACTCAAGGAACTCGTTATCGGAGAATCAACACCCGGAGGAACGACAACCGCCCAAGCAGTCCTCTGGGCACTCGGTTACGAAGCCAGGACCTCCTCGGCCTCGCCGGACAACCCTCAGAGTCTAAAGGAGCGGGTAATCAGCGAAGCTTTCAAGCGAGCTGGCATTGAAAAGGGTCAGTTGAAGGGTAATCCCCTCGAGGCACTGAGACAGTTCGGCGACCCGATGATGGCAACGGTGGTAGGCCTGGCATTGGGCTTCAGGAAGAATATCGTCCTTGCCGGCGGAACCCAGATGTTAGCGGTTTCTGCCCTGCTAAAGGCCCTCGGTGAGGATTTGAGTCGCTTCATGATAGCAACCACTAAGTGGGTGGTCAATGATAGGAGTGCGACCTTCTTGGATACGGCCAAAGAGATAGGGATAGTAACGTATTCTGCTGACCTCGACTTCTCGAAGAGCGAGTTCAAAGGTTTGAGGGACTACGAGAAGGGCTACGTCAAGGAAGGAGTTGGCGCTGGAGGAGCAACTTGGTTGGCTGTGAAGGCTGGCTTCTCGCCGAAAGAGGTTAGCGAAAAGGTCGAGGAGCTTTACAAGAGACTCATGGAGATGCGGTAATTTCTATGGTTCTCTTCTGCCTTTTTGCAAAAGGGCATGATAACCTGTATATTAAAACCTTAGAAACTGAGAGAACATAGGAACTTAAGATTTGAGAAATAACTCGGAGGATGATACCATGTTGCTCTCGGAGATAAAGAAAAGGGCCTTAAAGCTGATTGATGACCTTGAGCTGGTGGACTTCGGCTTTGCCTTACCTTACACATGGGTTTTACTCAAAGGACCGGAGGGAAAGGCCCTCGGCGTCGCGATGACCCTGCCGGAGGAGGTTCAGCGTTACAGGAACTCGATAGGCGAGCCTTCACTCAATGCCTTCATCGAAAAGGCCGACAGCCTAAACGTCATCGAGAGGACCTTAGGGCTGGCCGCCATCAACGCGGTTTCACAGTATTACATTGACCTGAGCGATGCTGAATTTGCCGACGTTCTTGAACTCCTGCCCGAAAACGCCGGTAAAATTGCCCTAATAGGCAACATGCCACCCCTAGCGAGAGAACTTCGAAATAAGGGCTATGAGATATACGTATTCGAGCGGAACGCCAAGCTCTGGGATAGAGATACTTACAGCGACGCTTTGGAGTACCACCTTCTCCCCGAGATGGACGCGGTCATAGCGAGCGCCAGCTGTTTGGTCAACGGGACCATAGACCTTCTGTTAGATAGGGCGAAGAAGACTGAGCTCTTCGTTCTCACGGGCCCAACGGGTCAGCTCCTGCCGGAGTTTCTGAGGGGGACAGGGGTTACACACCTGGCCGCGATGAAGGTGATAAACCTTAAGAGAGCCCTCCTAGGGTTGAAGCTCGGCTCCTTCAGGGGCTTCGAGGAGGGGAACAGGAAGTACGTCGTTAAGGTGCCCTGAGTTTCGCAGTGGTTCCGCTAAATTTATATTCCCAGCTAGATGTATACATTCCGGGGGTGGTACTATGAAGAGAATTGCATTCGTGCTGTTCGGAATTCTCCTCCTTGGTGCTATCGTTCCACAGGCTGGTGCAATCCCTGTGACTGGAAACAAGGGCATTTCACCAACACTCATAATGACCCTAACGTACTTCTACTACAGGAACTACAACGCCCTCCTTCCAGAGTTCAACGCCACCTACCAGAAGGTCCTTAAGCTCGGCGTTGACAACGAGACACTCTCCCAGGCGATGAGTCTCTACGCCAACGCCACGCTCTTTATGGAGAAGGCCACCAACTTCTCCGT
This window contains:
- the cobT gene encoding nicotinate mononucleotide-dependent phosphoribosyltransferase CobT, translated to MESLFLLVLGNTEISTVPGISVAGATPELTKLTPVADAEYLFHEKPLTIDVIPVTPEGHPTPAIIAKASKELANFPVLVVRGGTYLAPLVPHVHISNAVGRDFRKEPALPEFGEIIRRAKLFGEELNKMSLKELVIGESTPGGTTTAQAVLWALGYEARTSSASPDNPQSLKERVISEAFKRAGIEKGQLKGNPLEALRQFGDPMMATVVGLALGFRKNIVLAGGTQMLAVSALLKALGEDLSRFMIATTKWVVNDRSATFLDTAKEIGIVTYSADLDFSKSEFKGLRDYEKGYVKEGVGAGGATWLAVKAGFSPKEVSEKVEELYKRLMEMR
- a CDS encoding DUF364 domain-containing protein, with amino-acid sequence MLLSEIKKRALKLIDDLELVDFGFALPYTWVLLKGPEGKALGVAMTLPEEVQRYRNSIGEPSLNAFIEKADSLNVIERTLGLAAINAVSQYYIDLSDAEFADVLELLPENAGKIALIGNMPPLARELRNKGYEIYVFERNAKLWDRDTYSDALEYHLLPEMDAVIASASCLVNGTIDLLLDRAKKTELFVLTGPTGQLLPEFLRGTGVTHLAAMKVINLKRALLGLKLGSFRGFEEGNRKYVVKVP